One Streptomyces sp. R28 DNA window includes the following coding sequences:
- a CDS encoding helix-turn-helix domain-containing protein — translation MVTRRHSPRPRFTTHAEPTAVPLYGFQPPVGTPYGLEVTTVEDFHAHHDDWPWNPPLPGRATFHYLILVSEGVLRHDVDHVTRTVTPGQWLWVRAGHVQCWHDPSTARGPFILFEPEVLRPDTARLLTPLTSHDAPAVLAPHPDDVPWLEQTAFQLLDEHRALGRRPLPAHHALRCSLLETLLLRLAHSPGIPAPPAGTGTGSPNGTAGRHHTYERFLDALELHFRELHRVDDYAQLLGCSVRTLSRAAQAATSKGAREIINDRRLLEARRLLGHAQWTAHAVAAHLGFTDAANFGRFFRHHTGLTPAAYAARRTTPDT, via the coding sequence ATGGTCACCAGACGACACTCCCCGCGGCCCCGTTTCACCACCCACGCCGAGCCGACTGCCGTCCCGCTGTACGGCTTCCAGCCGCCGGTCGGTACCCCGTACGGCCTGGAAGTGACCACGGTCGAGGACTTCCACGCCCACCACGACGACTGGCCCTGGAATCCCCCACTCCCGGGCCGGGCCACCTTCCACTACCTCATCCTCGTCAGCGAGGGTGTGCTGCGGCACGATGTCGACCACGTCACCCGTACCGTCACTCCCGGCCAGTGGCTGTGGGTACGCGCCGGGCACGTGCAGTGCTGGCACGACCCCAGCACCGCCCGCGGGCCCTTCATCCTGTTCGAGCCGGAGGTGCTCCGGCCCGACACCGCCCGCCTGCTGACCCCCCTCACCTCGCACGATGCCCCCGCCGTCCTGGCCCCGCATCCTGACGACGTCCCCTGGCTGGAACAGACCGCGTTCCAACTCCTCGACGAACACCGTGCCCTGGGGCGTCGCCCGCTCCCGGCCCATCACGCGCTGCGGTGCAGCCTCCTGGAAACCCTGCTGCTCCGCCTCGCCCACTCCCCGGGCATCCCCGCCCCTCCGGCCGGCACCGGAACCGGCTCTCCAAACGGCACCGCCGGGCGCCACCACACCTACGAACGATTCCTGGACGCCCTGGAGTTGCACTTCCGTGAGCTGCACCGCGTGGACGACTACGCCCAGTTGCTCGGCTGCTCGGTGCGCACGCTCAGCCGCGCCGCCCAGGCCGCCACCAGCAAGGGAGCACGGGAGATCATCAACGACCGGCGGCTGCTCGAAGCGCGCCGACTCCTCGGCCACGCCCAGTGGACCGCCCACGCGGTCGCCGCCCACCTCGGCTTCACCGACGCCGCCAACTTCGGCCGCTTCTTCCGCCACCACACCGGCCTGACGCCCGCCGCGTACGCGGCTCGTCGGACGACTCCCGACACGTGA
- a CDS encoding beta-ketoacyl synthase N-terminal-like domain-containing protein: MSRDSYGTDAFAIVGLGCRLPGGIVDLAGLWEALEAGRDVVGAVPEDRFESARFVDTAMTRPGKSYTARGGFLADIAGFDADYFGISPREAAQMDPQHRLLLETAVEALDDAGIDPARLAGSDTCVFVGVSDFSYGGLQMVRVRRMNAYSMAGTAHSIAANRLSHFFDLRGPSMAVDTACSSSLVAVERACRELASGGSRVALAGGVNVLLNPAGFVGFSQASMLSRRGRCAAFSADADGFVRAEGAGVVVLKPLSDALADGDRIHGVIAGAGSNCDGHTAGLALPSARAQEDLLRRVYERAAITPDEVGYVEAHGTGTQAGDPAECTALGQVLGVARTVGPLPIGSVKSNVGHLEPASGMAGLFKALAVLRYGTIPASLHLEPLNPGIDFAGLGLEPVDRARPLASGGRGRGRFVGVNSFGFGGANAHVVVGPPPSATPPPPAAPRPPAVPRPRADAVGELPVIASGRTPQAAEGAARRLAARLTRTTPEKPTEPTGPTGPTASTESAEFYDIAATTSLRRAKHRYRRVALASSPFEAARILTDDGVTGEAVEHGRVGLVFAGNGSQWAGMAADLLDADPVFRAEVDAVDGALEPRIGWSVVAQLRRPVDEWGLEATEVAQPLLFAVQAGIVAVLRERGVKWTVALGHSVGEVAAAYAVGALTLQEAARVVAERGRAQAATAGRGRMAAVGLPSAEAERALSPYPGLVVAAVNSARDVTVAGPVNQLKSLGEELTAREVFFRLMDLDYAFHSPVMERVRAPLAVGLEGLDPSGSTEAMISTVTGGPVPASGLGAEYWWRNVREPVRFAAAVGHALDAGVDVLLEVGPHPVLRTYLRRITAGRDRVAVLDTLRRDTAGPAALRRSVEALIAAGAQTDWTRWFPRPARVAELPAYPWQRERHWSGTPQQWIVSSGSGRLDHPLLGERLPTAEPSWHGPVEPVLVPWLADHKVAGSVVLPATGYVEMALSAGRRVLDGPVELAWVEVSRPLVVPWDRAGDVHLQLGFSLDDGMVSITSTEAAADGADADGARPRPHARCRVRELIGRPPARVDLTAVRARCARRGDVDTLYPELAATGLDYGPAFRQLARLHIGDGDVLAAYRHTTDPADSAQYVAHPALLDGALQACVPLVAARAGAGQCWLPAAIGAVRVWRSPSATGMLHVRDRSRGTAELCFDVTVTDPDGSVTAELDGVRMRRVPGPADRAPLRYETVLRAAPHLDVPAAPSPLPADHDLAAAAAGSVAALEAGWRSTRFADFAARLKLVTAHVAAAAFGDLLPAKVAEFTPADLIRHGMLPGYDRLARALLDLMAGHGLAATGEDGRWRLTGTAAPGPLLAALPSDFPACSAEVQLAVRQLSHLPQVLRGERDALQLLTGQGSQEALEQFYDVAPSCRLHNRVIASLAAEIARAWPGDRPLRILEVGAGTGGTAAAVLPLLPPERAVYHFTDVSSGFFARARRRFGDHDFVDYRPFDLNADPAEQGFTDGAYDLILAANSLHTATDLGAALRRVRRLLAPGGRLLAFETHDTDYLLPLFGTLDSFWRHDDELRPGSPLLGRDRWLEVLSACGLTHVVCLGDSIEAPARQTASVLLASAPVYETAEPALPRPDDGTRWIVATESESESPLAERLAALLADGGTRSVPVTPAPVDPAAWRASLTGDGDPAVVLLLGESPTDSPADPQAMLDQAVRRAATLRALAAACQNLPDGARPALWLVTRPSGALPAPERAAHPQDAAAWGVARTLANEHPDLRVTRLSLERLGDPAADAHRLARELLAADMSCGDDEGPAAAREDEIVITSGGRFVPRERELPSGEHVEQSGDEPFALRIRTPGLSYEPVWARTEPITPGAGEVVVAVRAAALNYRDIMKATGLLPPEAGEGGFGDDGPGLECAGIVTAVGEGVSEPAVGDRVCATVPACLASHTVAPAAAVVKIPDGLGFAEAATVPVAFLTVHYALHELARLAAGETVLVHGAAGGVGLAAVRYARLVGATVIATAGSPAKRDLLRALGVEHVLDSRSLDFAGQALRITGGRGVDVVLNSLAGQAIDRGLETLRPGGRFVELGKRDIYANKPLLMRPFSRNIAFFGVDVTALLSDEAGLAHGRRLLAEVAERVADGRYRPLPHTVYPAARVGEAFALLQHSRHIGKVVVSLDPQDGPVPVRNRPEPPRFDPDGTYLVTGGLSGFGAATARRLADRGARHLALVSRRGPDGPEAADVLSDLAALGGTPYHAGSADVNWPQPHGDQPCTRCTRPPGSVRRSRCCSTRGTSARSS, encoded by the coding sequence ATGTCGCGGGATTCGTACGGGACGGACGCGTTCGCGATCGTGGGTCTGGGGTGCCGGCTGCCCGGCGGCATCGTGGATCTGGCCGGGTTGTGGGAGGCGTTGGAGGCCGGGCGTGATGTGGTCGGGGCGGTTCCTGAGGATCGGTTCGAGAGTGCGCGGTTCGTCGACACCGCGATGACGCGGCCGGGGAAGTCGTACACCGCGCGCGGCGGGTTCCTGGCGGACATCGCCGGGTTCGACGCGGACTACTTCGGGATCTCGCCGCGGGAGGCGGCGCAGATGGACCCGCAGCACCGGCTGCTCCTGGAGACGGCCGTCGAGGCGCTGGACGACGCGGGGATCGACCCCGCGAGGTTGGCGGGCTCCGACACCTGTGTGTTCGTCGGTGTCTCGGACTTCTCCTACGGCGGGCTGCAGATGGTCAGGGTCCGGCGGATGAACGCCTATTCCATGGCGGGCACGGCCCATTCGATCGCGGCGAACAGGCTGTCGCACTTCTTCGACCTGCGTGGGCCCAGCATGGCCGTCGACACGGCCTGCTCGTCGTCGCTGGTGGCCGTGGAACGCGCCTGCCGGGAGCTCGCGTCGGGCGGCAGCCGTGTGGCGCTGGCGGGCGGGGTCAACGTGCTGCTCAACCCTGCGGGATTCGTCGGGTTCAGCCAGGCGTCGATGCTGTCGAGGCGTGGCCGGTGCGCGGCGTTCTCAGCGGACGCCGACGGGTTCGTCAGGGCCGAGGGCGCGGGCGTGGTGGTGCTGAAGCCGCTGTCCGACGCGCTGGCCGACGGAGACCGGATCCACGGGGTCATCGCCGGCGCCGGCAGCAACTGCGACGGGCACACGGCCGGGCTGGCCCTGCCCAGCGCGCGGGCACAGGAGGACCTGCTGCGGCGGGTGTACGAGCGGGCCGCGATCACGCCCGACGAGGTCGGGTACGTGGAGGCGCACGGCACCGGCACGCAGGCAGGCGATCCGGCCGAGTGCACGGCACTGGGCCAAGTGCTGGGCGTCGCACGGACGGTGGGCCCGCTGCCCATCGGGTCGGTGAAGTCCAACGTCGGGCACCTGGAGCCGGCGTCGGGCATGGCGGGGCTGTTCAAGGCCCTCGCGGTGCTGCGGTACGGCACGATCCCCGCCTCACTGCACCTGGAGCCGCTCAACCCCGGCATCGACTTCGCCGGGCTGGGGCTGGAGCCGGTCGACCGGGCGCGTCCGCTGGCCTCGGGGGGCCGGGGCCGAGGGCGCTTCGTGGGCGTCAACTCCTTCGGGTTCGGCGGGGCCAACGCCCATGTCGTCGTCGGGCCGCCGCCTTCTGCCACCCCGCCGCCCCCTGCTGCCCCACGTCCCCCTGCTGTCCCGCGGCCCCGCGCGGATGCGGTCGGCGAACTGCCGGTGATCGCCTCGGGACGTACTCCGCAGGCGGCCGAGGGAGCGGCACGGCGGCTGGCCGCCCGGCTGACCCGCACCACGCCGGAAAAACCGACAGAGCCCACAGGACCCACAGGACCCACAGCGTCGACCGAGTCTGCGGAGTTCTACGACATCGCCGCCACCACCAGCCTCCGCCGCGCCAAGCACCGCTACCGCCGCGTGGCGCTCGCCTCGTCCCCGTTCGAAGCCGCGCGGATCCTGACCGACGACGGCGTGACCGGTGAGGCGGTCGAGCACGGCCGGGTCGGGCTGGTCTTCGCCGGCAACGGCTCGCAGTGGGCGGGGATGGCCGCCGACCTGCTGGACGCCGACCCGGTGTTCCGCGCGGAGGTGGACGCGGTCGACGGCGCGCTGGAGCCCCGGATCGGCTGGTCGGTCGTCGCGCAGCTGCGCCGGCCGGTGGACGAGTGGGGGTTGGAGGCCACCGAGGTGGCGCAGCCGCTGCTGTTCGCGGTGCAGGCTGGCATCGTCGCGGTCCTGCGCGAGCGGGGCGTGAAGTGGACGGTCGCGCTCGGGCACAGCGTCGGCGAGGTGGCCGCCGCGTACGCCGTCGGCGCGCTGACGCTGCAGGAGGCGGCGCGGGTGGTCGCCGAGCGAGGCCGGGCCCAGGCAGCCACGGCCGGCCGGGGCCGGATGGCGGCGGTGGGACTGCCGTCGGCCGAGGCGGAGCGGGCCCTGTCGCCGTACCCGGGCCTGGTGGTGGCCGCCGTGAACAGCGCCAGGGACGTGACGGTCGCCGGCCCGGTCAACCAACTCAAGTCGCTGGGCGAGGAGTTGACGGCGCGCGAGGTGTTCTTCCGGCTCATGGACCTCGACTACGCCTTCCACAGCCCGGTCATGGAGCGGGTCCGCGCCCCGCTGGCCGTCGGCCTCGAAGGGCTGGACCCGAGCGGGAGCACCGAGGCGATGATCTCCACCGTCACCGGCGGCCCGGTGCCCGCGAGCGGTCTGGGCGCCGAATACTGGTGGCGCAACGTCCGCGAGCCGGTCCGGTTCGCCGCCGCCGTCGGCCACGCCCTGGACGCCGGCGTCGACGTCCTGCTGGAGGTCGGCCCCCATCCCGTCCTGCGCACCTACCTGCGCCGGATCACCGCCGGGCGCGACCGGGTGGCCGTACTCGACACCCTGCGCCGTGACACCGCCGGCCCGGCCGCGCTGCGCCGGTCGGTCGAGGCACTGATCGCCGCCGGGGCGCAGACGGACTGGACCCGCTGGTTCCCGCGCCCCGCCCGGGTGGCGGAGCTCCCCGCGTACCCGTGGCAGCGGGAACGGCACTGGAGCGGCACCCCGCAGCAGTGGATCGTCAGCAGCGGATCGGGACGGCTGGACCACCCCCTGCTGGGCGAGCGGCTGCCGACGGCGGAGCCCTCCTGGCACGGGCCGGTCGAACCGGTGCTGGTGCCCTGGCTGGCCGACCACAAGGTGGCCGGATCGGTGGTTCTCCCCGCGACCGGATACGTCGAGATGGCCCTGTCCGCCGGCCGGCGGGTACTGGACGGCCCGGTGGAACTGGCCTGGGTGGAGGTGAGCCGCCCGCTGGTCGTCCCGTGGGACCGGGCCGGGGACGTCCACTTGCAGCTCGGGTTCTCCCTCGACGACGGCATGGTGTCCATCACCAGCACCGAGGCCGCCGCCGACGGCGCCGATGCCGACGGCGCTCGGCCCCGTCCGCACGCCCGGTGCCGGGTCCGCGAGCTGATCGGCCGCCCGCCCGCCCGGGTCGACCTGACCGCGGTGCGTGCCCGCTGCGCTCGCCGGGGCGACGTCGACACCCTGTATCCCGAACTGGCCGCGACCGGCCTGGACTACGGGCCCGCGTTCCGGCAGCTCGCACGGCTGCACATCGGGGACGGGGATGTGCTGGCGGCCTACCGGCACACCACGGACCCGGCCGACTCCGCGCAGTACGTGGCGCATCCGGCACTGCTGGACGGCGCGCTCCAGGCATGTGTGCCGCTCGTGGCCGCCCGGGCCGGCGCCGGGCAGTGCTGGCTCCCGGCCGCGATCGGGGCCGTGCGCGTCTGGCGGAGCCCGTCCGCGACGGGGATGCTGCACGTCCGCGACCGCAGCCGCGGCACCGCCGAACTCTGCTTCGACGTCACCGTCACCGACCCGGACGGCAGCGTCACCGCCGAACTGGACGGCGTACGCATGCGGCGGGTGCCCGGCCCGGCCGACCGGGCGCCGCTGCGGTACGAGACCGTGCTGCGGGCCGCGCCGCATCTCGACGTGCCGGCGGCACCCTCGCCGCTGCCCGCCGACCATGACCTCGCCGCGGCCGCCGCAGGGAGCGTCGCCGCGCTGGAGGCCGGCTGGCGCTCCACGCGCTTCGCGGACTTCGCCGCCCGGCTGAAGCTGGTGACCGCCCATGTGGCCGCCGCCGCGTTCGGGGACCTGCTGCCCGCGAAGGTGGCCGAGTTCACGCCCGCCGACCTGATCCGGCACGGGATGCTCCCGGGATACGACCGGCTGGCGCGGGCCCTGCTCGACCTGATGGCCGGGCACGGTCTGGCCGCCACCGGCGAGGACGGACGGTGGCGGCTGACCGGCACCGCGGCCCCGGGCCCCCTCCTGGCCGCGCTGCCGTCGGACTTCCCGGCCTGCAGTGCCGAAGTGCAGCTGGCGGTCCGCCAGTTGTCGCACCTGCCGCAGGTGCTGCGCGGCGAACGCGACGCACTGCAGCTGCTGACCGGCCAGGGTTCCCAGGAAGCGCTGGAGCAGTTCTACGACGTGGCGCCGTCCTGCCGTCTCCACAACCGGGTCATCGCCTCGCTGGCTGCGGAGATCGCCCGGGCCTGGCCCGGGGACCGGCCGCTACGGATCCTGGAGGTCGGCGCGGGCACGGGTGGGACCGCCGCCGCTGTGCTGCCGCTGCTGCCGCCCGAGCGAGCCGTGTACCACTTCACCGACGTCTCCTCGGGCTTCTTCGCCCGCGCCCGGCGCCGTTTCGGCGACCACGACTTCGTCGACTACCGGCCGTTCGACCTGAACGCCGACCCGGCCGAGCAGGGCTTCACCGACGGAGCCTACGACCTGATCCTCGCGGCCAACTCCCTGCACACGGCGACGGACTTGGGGGCCGCCCTGCGCCGGGTGCGCAGGCTGCTGGCCCCTGGGGGCCGACTGCTGGCCTTCGAGACACACGACACGGACTATCTGTTGCCGCTCTTCGGCACGCTGGACAGCTTCTGGCGGCATGACGACGAACTGCGTCCGGGCTCGCCCCTGTTGGGCCGGGACCGGTGGCTCGAAGTGCTGAGCGCGTGCGGCCTCACCCACGTCGTCTGTCTCGGTGACAGCATCGAGGCACCGGCCCGGCAGACCGCGTCGGTGCTGCTGGCCTCCGCGCCCGTATACGAGACCGCCGAGCCCGCGCTGCCCCGGCCGGACGACGGCACCCGGTGGATCGTGGCCACCGAGAGCGAGTCGGAGAGCCCCTTGGCCGAGCGCCTCGCCGCGCTGCTGGCCGACGGCGGGACGCGGTCCGTCCCGGTGACGCCCGCTCCCGTCGACCCCGCGGCCTGGAGGGCGTCGCTCACCGGTGACGGCGACCCGGCCGTGGTGCTCCTGCTGGGCGAGTCCCCGACCGACTCCCCCGCCGACCCGCAGGCGATGCTCGACCAGGCCGTACGGCGCGCTGCCACGCTGCGCGCCCTGGCCGCGGCCTGCCAGAACCTCCCGGACGGCGCCCGGCCCGCCCTGTGGCTGGTGACCCGGCCCAGCGGCGCGCTGCCCGCGCCCGAACGCGCCGCCCACCCGCAGGACGCCGCCGCCTGGGGCGTGGCCCGCACCCTGGCCAACGAGCACCCCGACCTGCGGGTGACCCGGCTGTCGCTGGAACGCCTCGGCGACCCGGCCGCGGATGCGCACCGGCTGGCCCGCGAACTGCTGGCAGCCGACATGTCGTGCGGTGACGACGAGGGCCCGGCCGCAGCACGCGAGGACGAGATCGTCATCACCTCCGGCGGACGCTTCGTACCCCGAGAGCGCGAACTCCCGTCCGGCGAACACGTCGAGCAGAGCGGCGACGAACCCTTCGCCCTTCGGATCCGCACGCCCGGACTGTCGTACGAGCCAGTCTGGGCCCGGACCGAACCCATCACACCCGGGGCCGGTGAGGTGGTGGTCGCGGTGCGCGCCGCCGCGCTCAACTACCGCGACATCATGAAGGCGACCGGTCTGCTGCCCCCGGAAGCGGGCGAAGGCGGGTTCGGCGATGACGGCCCCGGCCTGGAATGCGCCGGGATCGTCACGGCCGTGGGCGAGGGCGTGAGCGAGCCGGCCGTCGGGGACCGGGTGTGCGCGACCGTCCCGGCCTGTCTGGCCTCGCACACGGTGGCTCCCGCGGCGGCCGTGGTGAAGATCCCCGACGGTCTCGGTTTCGCGGAGGCCGCGACCGTGCCGGTGGCCTTCCTGACGGTCCACTACGCCCTGCACGAGCTGGCGCGGCTCGCGGCCGGGGAGACCGTGCTGGTGCACGGGGCCGCCGGTGGGGTGGGGCTGGCCGCCGTCCGGTACGCCCGTCTGGTGGGAGCCACGGTGATCGCCACGGCGGGCAGCCCGGCCAAGCGGGACTTGCTGCGCGCGCTGGGCGTCGAGCACGTACTGGATTCCCGGAGCCTCGACTTCGCCGGTCAGGCGCTGCGGATCACCGGTGGGCGCGGGGTCGACGTGGTACTCAACTCGCTGGCGGGGCAGGCCATCGACCGTGGTCTGGAGACGCTGCGGCCGGGTGGCCGGTTCGTCGAACTCGGCAAGCGCGACATCTACGCCAACAAGCCGCTCCTCATGCGGCCGTTCAGCCGCAACATCGCCTTCTTCGGCGTCGATGTCACCGCCCTGCTGTCCGACGAGGCCGGGCTCGCACACGGTCGGCGTCTGCTGGCCGAGGTCGCCGAACGGGTGGCGGACGGCCGCTACCGGCCGCTGCCGCACACGGTGTACCCGGCCGCCCGGGTCGGTGAGGCGTTCGCGCTGCTGCAGCACTCGCGGCACATCGGCAAGGTCGTCGTGAGCCTCGATCCGCAGGACGGCCCGGTTCCCGTCCGCAACCGGCCCGAGCCGCCCCGGTTCGATCCCGACGGCACCTATCTGGTCACCGGTGGGCTGAGCGGATTCGGCGCCGCGACCGCCCGCCGGCTCGCCGACCGCGGCGCCCGTCATCTGGCCCTGGTCTCCCGGCGGGGCCCCGACGGTCCCGAGGCGGCCGACGTACTGTCCGACCTGGCCGCGCTGGGGGGGACGCCGTACCACGCCGGTTCCGCCGACGTCAACTGGCCGCAGCCCCATGGTGATCAGCCGTGTACACGGTGTACCCGGCCGCCCGGGTCGGTGAGGCGTTCGCGCTGCTGCAGCACTCGCGGCACATCGGCAAGGTCGTCGTGA
- a CDS encoding MmcQ/YjbR family DNA-binding protein produces MNGTTLLKTAAYHAEELPGAGLEHPFGPDWEVFKVRGKVFMLMTEVPGRPVVILKSDPAEAQALREENAAITPGYHMNKKHWITLEGGDAIDEELVKELVTESYRLVVGRLRKSQQPVDPHTYGRRA; encoded by the coding sequence ATGAACGGAACAACGCTGCTGAAGACCGCGGCCTACCACGCCGAGGAACTGCCCGGTGCCGGCCTGGAGCACCCCTTCGGCCCCGACTGGGAGGTCTTCAAGGTGCGCGGCAAGGTCTTCATGCTGATGACCGAGGTTCCCGGCCGCCCCGTCGTGATCCTCAAGTCGGACCCGGCCGAGGCCCAGGCCCTGCGCGAGGAGAACGCGGCCATCACCCCCGGCTACCACATGAACAAGAAGCACTGGATCACGTTGGAGGGCGGGGACGCGATCGACGAGGAGCTGGTCAAGGAGCTCGTGACCGAGTCCTACCGTCTCGTGGTCGGCCGTCTTCGCAAGTCTCAGCAGCCCGTCGACCCGCACACCTACGGCCGCCGCGCCTGA
- a CDS encoding ABC transporter permease, which yields MSSLSLALRDSTTMLRRNLLHARRYPSLTLNLLLTPVMLLLLFAYIFGDVMSAGIGDGGADRSEYLAYLVPGILMLTIGGTTIGSAVSVSTDMSEGIIARFRTMAIHRGSVLVGHVVGSVLQCVMSVVLVGAVAVAIGFRATDATVLEWILAVGLLTLVSLALTWIAVGMGLVSPNAEAASNNAMPLMVLPLLSSAFVPVDAMPGWFQPIAEYQPFTPAIETLRGLLLGTEIGNNGWLAVAWCLGLALLGHVWSKSLFDRDPK from the coding sequence ATGAGCTCCCTCTCCCTCGCCCTACGCGACTCGACCACGATGCTGCGCCGCAACCTCCTGCACGCCCGGCGCTACCCGTCCCTCACCCTGAACCTGCTGCTCACGCCGGTCATGCTGCTCCTGCTCTTCGCCTACATCTTCGGAGACGTGATGAGCGCCGGCATCGGGGACGGCGGTGCCGACCGGTCCGAGTACCTCGCGTATCTCGTCCCGGGCATCCTGATGCTGACCATCGGCGGCACCACGATCGGCAGCGCGGTGTCCGTCTCCACCGACATGAGCGAGGGCATCATCGCCCGCTTCCGGACGATGGCGATCCACCGCGGTTCGGTGCTCGTCGGGCACGTCGTCGGCAGCGTGCTGCAGTGCGTGATGAGCGTGGTGCTCGTCGGGGCCGTCGCCGTGGCGATCGGGTTCCGGGCCACGGACGCCACCGTCCTTGAGTGGATCCTCGCAGTCGGGCTGCTGACGCTCGTCTCCCTGGCGCTCACCTGGATCGCGGTCGGCATGGGCCTGGTCAGCCCCAACGCCGAGGCGGCCAGCAACAACGCCATGCCGCTGATGGTCCTGCCGCTCCTCTCCAGCGCCTTCGTGCCGGTCGACGCGATGCCGGGCTGGTTCCAGCCGATCGCCGAGTACCAGCCCTTCACGCCCGCCATCGAGACCCTGCGCGGCCTGCTCCTCGGCACCGAGATCGGCAACAACGGATGGCTCGCCGTCGCCTGGTGCCTGGGGCTGGCCCTGCTCGGCCACGTCTGGTCCAAGTCACTGTTCGACCGCGACCCGAAGTAG
- a CDS encoding LysR family transcriptional regulator has protein sequence MDIRQLKYFLAIVDHGGFNRAATALYVSQPALSQTVQSLERDLGAALFHRIGKRAVLTEAGTALIEPARAAVRGLETARASVDAVQELRTGRLDIAAMPSPAVEPLTSMVRDFSSRHPGVQVCVRAAFTPQDVIDMVRTGTGELGLLTTPGPLPEKEVVSHPVGAQGLALLTPPNGPFPPGRPVAREELSGQRLITVQRGTAARAYVDDLRESGVEFTVAAETEHRVSLLPLVLAGVGLAVVTDSWRAVAERAGAMVLDLEPNPVLRIGLISRRGQLSPAARAFLDCALAEQKPSG, from the coding sequence ATGGACATCCGGCAGCTGAAGTACTTTCTCGCGATCGTGGACCACGGCGGTTTCAACCGCGCGGCCACGGCCCTGTACGTGTCGCAACCGGCGCTGTCGCAGACGGTTCAGTCGCTGGAACGGGATCTGGGCGCCGCCCTGTTCCATCGCATCGGCAAGCGGGCCGTCCTCACGGAAGCGGGGACGGCGCTGATCGAACCCGCCCGCGCGGCCGTACGCGGCTTGGAGACCGCGCGGGCCAGTGTCGACGCAGTCCAGGAACTGCGCACCGGCAGGCTCGACATCGCCGCGATGCCGTCCCCGGCCGTCGAACCGCTCACCTCGATGGTCCGCGACTTCAGCAGCCGCCACCCCGGGGTGCAGGTGTGCGTCCGTGCCGCCTTCACCCCGCAGGACGTCATCGACATGGTGCGCACGGGCACCGGCGAGCTGGGGTTGCTGACCACCCCTGGCCCACTGCCGGAGAAGGAGGTCGTGTCCCACCCCGTCGGCGCCCAGGGGCTCGCGCTGCTGACCCCGCCGAACGGCCCGTTCCCGCCGGGCAGACCGGTGGCCCGCGAGGAGTTGTCCGGGCAGCGGCTGATCACCGTGCAGCGGGGCACGGCCGCGCGCGCCTACGTGGACGACCTGCGCGAGAGCGGCGTGGAGTTCACCGTCGCCGCCGAGACCGAGCACCGGGTGTCGCTGCTGCCGCTCGTCCTGGCGGGCGTGGGCCTCGCGGTGGTGACCGATTCCTGGCGTGCCGTGGCGGAGCGGGCGGGGGCGATGGTGCTCGACCTGGAGCCGAACCCCGTGCTGCGCATCGGCCTGATCAGCCGGAGGGGGCAGCTGTCTCCGGCGGCCCGGGCCTTCCTGGACTGCGCCCTGGCAGAACAGAAGCCCTCCGGGTAG
- a CDS encoding tartrate dehydrogenase, which translates to MTNQNHRIALVPGDGIGTEVLPPAQRVLDAVGRRHGIAFSYTSYDWSCERYLREGAMMPEDGLERLREADAILLGAVGYPGVPDHISLWGLLIPIRRTFRQYVNLRPIRVFEGVASPLRAAVAGEVDLVVVRENVEGEYSEIGGRLNQGTPEELAVQEAVFTRAGVIRIADYAFSLAARRRGRLTSATKSNGIIHTMPFWDELIAERAAAHPGVAWDQEHIDALAAKFVLDPARFDVVVASNLFGDILSDLAAAVAGSIGIAPSASLNPEGTYPSMFEPVHGSAPDIAGRGIANPLGAIGSAALMLDHLGHTEAAQNVNDAIAAVLAKSDVRTRDLGGTATTDEFTEKLLELL; encoded by the coding sequence ATGACGAACCAGAACCACCGCATCGCCCTCGTCCCCGGTGACGGCATCGGGACGGAGGTCCTGCCGCCCGCCCAGCGAGTCCTGGACGCCGTCGGCCGCCGCCACGGCATCGCGTTCTCCTACACCTCCTACGACTGGTCCTGCGAGCGCTACCTGCGCGAGGGCGCGATGATGCCCGAGGACGGCCTGGAGCGGCTGCGCGAGGCGGACGCGATCCTGCTGGGCGCCGTCGGCTACCCGGGCGTCCCCGACCACATCTCCCTGTGGGGACTGCTGATCCCCATCCGCCGCACCTTCCGCCAGTACGTCAACCTGCGGCCGATCCGGGTCTTCGAAGGCGTGGCCAGTCCACTGCGCGCCGCCGTCGCGGGCGAGGTCGACCTCGTCGTCGTACGGGAGAACGTCGAGGGCGAGTACAGCGAGATCGGCGGCCGGCTGAACCAGGGCACCCCGGAGGAACTGGCCGTCCAGGAGGCGGTGTTCACCCGGGCCGGGGTCATCCGGATCGCCGACTACGCCTTCTCGCTCGCCGCCCGGCGCCGCGGGAGGCTGACCTCCGCGACCAAGTCCAACGGCATCATCCACACCATGCCGTTCTGGGACGAGCTGATCGCCGAGCGCGCCGCCGCGCACCCCGGCGTCGCCTGGGACCAGGAGCACATCGACGCGCTGGCCGCGAAGTTCGTCCTCGATCCTGCCCGCTTCGACGTGGTCGTCGCCTCCAACCTCTTCGGCGACATCCTCAGCGACCTCGCGGCCGCCGTGGCCGGCTCGATCGGGATCGCCCCCTCCGCGAGCCTCAACCCCGAGGGCACCTACCCGTCGATGTTCGAGCCGGTGCACGGCTCCGCCCCCGACATCGCCGGCCGGGGCATCGCCAACCCGCTGGGCGCGATCGGCTCGGCGGCTCTGATGCTCGACCACCTCGGCCACACCGAGGCCGCGCAGAACGTCAACGACGCGATCGCCGCCGTGCTGGCCAAGTCGGACGTCCGTACCCGCGACCTGGGCGGTACGGCGACCACCGACGAGTTCACCGAGAAGCTGCTCGAACTCCTCTGA